ACTCAAAGAGATGTCTGATTACTCAAAAAAAAGAGGGGCCCCCTGCCGTCGCGACAGGGGCCCCTCGCCCACTTCAGTCCGTCTTGAAAATCAGACCGCGACCACCCAGCCGTGCGGGTCGGGAAGCCGGCCGTACTGGATGCCGGTCAGGGTGTCGTAGAGTTTGCGGGTGATCTCGCCGGGCGTCTCACCGTCGCCGAGCCGCACCGTCTTGCCCTGGTAGGTAAACTGGCCGACCGGAGAGACGACCACGGCCGTGCCGGTACCGAAAGCCTCGGTCAGCCGACCCGACTCGACGCCTTCGAAGATCTCGTCGACCGTCAGCGCCCGCTCCTCGACCTCAAGGCCCATCTCCCGCGCCAGGGTGAGAATCGAACGGCGGGTGATGCCGTCGAGGATGGTGCCGTGCAACGGCGAGGTGACCAGCTTGCCGTCGAAGACGAAGCACATGTTCATGCTGCCGACTTCCTCGACATAGCGCTTGTGCTTGGCATCGAGCCACAGCACCTGGTCGTAGCCGCGCTCCGCCGCCTCCCGGGCGGCGTAGAGGCTGGCGGCATAGTTGCCGCCGGTCTTGACCTCGCCGGTGCCGCCATGGGCGGCCCGGACGTAGAAATCGGAGATCCAGATCTTGACCGGCGCGATCCCGCCCTTGTAGTAGGCCCCCACCGGCGAAAGGATCACGTAGCAGAGATAGCTGTCAGCAGGCCGCACGCCGAGCATCGGCTCGGAGGCGATCATGGTCGGCCGGATGTAGAGACTGGTGCCGTGACTGCGCGGCACCCAGCGTTCCTCGAGCCTTACCAGCTGCCGGATGGCGTCGAGAAAGAACTCCTCGTCGACCTCGGGCATGCACATGCGCCTGGCGCTGCGGTTGAACCGGGCGACATTGTCCGCCGGCCGGAACAGCACCACCGAACCGTCCTCGCGCCGAAAGGCCTTCAGCCCCTCGAAGATCTCCTGCGCGTAATGCAGAACCATGGCCGCCGGATCGAGCGTGAAGGGAGCGTAGGGCTGGATGCGCGCCGAATGCCAGCCGCGACCGGCATCGTACTCCATAACGAACATCCGGTCGGTAAACTGCTTGCCGAAGACCAGGTTCGCTTCGTCCCCGATCCCCGGCTTGGGATTGTCAACTGGAAGAATGTCGAGATTCATGGCGGGTCTCCCTGGCAAGAAAACAAGAGTTTAGAACCGCTTTTTAACACAGGGCCGGAAGCGACCGCAAGCGGGAGAATCCCCGTGGCCGGACACGACAAATTTGCCGGCGCCACCCGGCCGTGGTATGCAAAAAGACAAGGACCGCCTCACAATGGTCCGGAAACGAAGGGGACACCATGGAACCGACGAGCTACGAAGACCTGCGCCGGGCGCTGCAGACGTTCGGCCTGGACGCGAACGAACGGATCAGCCTGGCGACCATCCGCGACCGCTACCGCAGCCTGGTCAAGAAACTGCATCCGGACCGGCATGGCGGCGATCCGGAGGAAATCCGCCGCGTCAACGAGGCCTACCGGACATTGCGCGCCTACTGCGACAGCTACCGTTTCTGTTTCAGCGAAGAGGAGTTCTACCGGCAGAACCCGGAGGCCCACCTGCTGCGGCAGTTCGCCACCGATCCGGCCTGGGGAGGGCTGCAGGCGAAAGACGAGGACTGAAAAGCCGGACTACTCCCGCCCTATGCGCTCGAAAGCACCGAGTTCGTCGTTGAAATTGTAGATTTCGCCGGTTTCGATGATGTAGTGCCAGCCGAGAATCTCCAGCCGCCCCCCCTTCACCCGCTCGGCGATGAACGGATAGGTCAGCAGGTTGCGCATCTGCACCAGAATGTTGACCCGCTCGGTCAGCCACTCGCGTTCTTCCGGCGTCCCTTCCACCGCCAGCCGGGCGACCCGCTCCGGCACCTCGGCCGAAACCTGCAGCCACTTGCGCACGTGCGGCAGCTCGGCCAGCTCGTCGTGACTCTTGTGCAGCGCCGCGCAGCCGCCGCAGTTGGAATGGCCGCAGACCACGATGCAGTCGACCTCGAGGGCCTTGACCGCGTACTCGATGGCCGAAGTGGTGGCGACGAACTCCTCGGTCTGCCGGTAGGGCGGTACGATATTGGCCACGTTGCGTACGATGAAGAGCTCGCCCGGATGGGTCCGGGTGATCAGACTCGGCACGACCCGCGAATCGGAACAGCCAATGAAGAGGGTGTGCGGCCTCTGCTCCCGCCCCAGCCGGCAGAAGAGCTCCCGATGGGCCAGAAAGTCCTCCCGGCGAAACTGCATGATGCCCTTGAACAATCGCTCCATGGGAGCGGAGTCTAGCACAGACCGCAGGGCTTCAGCCAGCCCGACCTCCCACCCCCTTTACCCGCTGGTGAAAAAAAGCGCCATCTGCTATAGTGTGTAACTTTGCCCGAACCGGCCGCCAAAACGGAAGGCCGGCAAACAACCGAACGGAAAGACGGACGATGAACGACGCCATTTTCAACCGCATCCGAAAACCTTCGCGCTACCTCGGCGACGAACTGAACAGCCGGCCGAAGGACACAGGCACCGTCGATCTGCGCGTCGCTCTCGCCTTTCCCGACGTCTACGAGGTCGGCATGAGCCACATCGGCTTCGCCATCCTCTACCGCATCCTCAACGACCTCGACTGGCTGGCCGCCGAACGCGCCTACGCCCCCTGGCCCGACATGGAGGCCGAGCTGCGCTCGGCCGGCGATCCCCTGCGCAGCCTGGAAAGCCAGCGGCCGCTGGCCGCATTCGACATCATCGGCTTCACCCTGCAGTACGAGCTGAGCTACACCAACCTGCTCAACATGCTCGATCTCGCGGGCATCCCCCGCCGACGCGAGCAGCGGGACGAAAGCCACCCGCTGATCGTGGT
This Geothermobacter ehrlichii DNA region includes the following protein-coding sequences:
- a CDS encoding branched-chain amino acid aminotransferase, whose amino-acid sequence is MNLDILPVDNPKPGIGDEANLVFGKQFTDRMFVMEYDAGRGWHSARIQPYAPFTLDPAAMVLHYAQEIFEGLKAFRREDGSVVLFRPADNVARFNRSARRMCMPEVDEEFFLDAIRQLVRLEERWVPRSHGTSLYIRPTMIASEPMLGVRPADSYLCYVILSPVGAYYKGGIAPVKIWISDFYVRAAHGGTGEVKTGGNYAASLYAAREAAERGYDQVLWLDAKHKRYVEEVGSMNMCFVFDGKLVTSPLHGTILDGITRRSILTLAREMGLEVEERALTVDEIFEGVESGRLTEAFGTGTAVVVSPVGQFTYQGKTVRLGDGETPGEITRKLYDTLTGIQYGRLPDPHGWVVAV
- a CDS encoding J domain-containing protein; its protein translation is MEPTSYEDLRRALQTFGLDANERISLATIRDRYRSLVKKLHPDRHGGDPEEIRRVNEAYRTLRAYCDSYRFCFSEEEFYRQNPEAHLLRQFATDPAWGGLQAKDED
- a CDS encoding carbonic anhydrase produces the protein MERLFKGIMQFRREDFLAHRELFCRLGREQRPHTLFIGCSDSRVVPSLITRTHPGELFIVRNVANIVPPYRQTEEFVATTSAIEYAVKALEVDCIVVCGHSNCGGCAALHKSHDELAELPHVRKWLQVSAEVPERVARLAVEGTPEEREWLTERVNILVQMRNLLTYPFIAERVKGGRLEILGWHYIIETGEIYNFNDELGAFERIGRE